Proteins encoded by one window of Polyangiaceae bacterium:
- a CDS encoding RHS repeat protein, with protein MARTAPVPNIPAPPGMNPGAFVAGGGGDGGGAGGKGGKNGNGKEGAGTGDGDDDASGDGNDGGCAEGDPVCPITGRMFVDVFDFGFGAPDVLRWLRNYSSRTSNCCTDIGHGWSHPYTWRVVERRRAYHVFDDRGREQIFRKRNGSSAPLMNGLGWVLTPGQGVRLRKDGTEYVFSEPREGVSWLIRVIDRNGNQTVLHRNPKGHLTGLTDSAGRNYRATTLASGLVTKIEVETAPGGTQWMRVVDYTYDQNDDLVCVTDAEGYQDRYVYSNHLMVQHITPTGLTYFYRYDGKDHEAFVLESWGEYPGRRDPALADNFPLPGCKGIHYRKFTYSKEERYSEVENSLGGLTRYFGDAAGRVIRIVSPSGAVEDREFHPETGEMIRHSDPSGLVRTAEVDGTRKPTYQQVEGVPGVARFYEPDGTEVTYNELSQQVVRRRYDSRGNLTFVKNPDGTWEEWGYDQRGLPSYQVKPNGARTSFEHDAMGRLVLTTHPNGDTERREYDYLSRPTAHVGASGERTEWRYDRRSEIIHKKHPDGSEIHVEYDAIRRPTMLNEAGRVTRYEYGGMAWLTRVVRPSGAAFVMKYDTEGLQREVHNPDGQTFSMTYDAAGFLVGWKTFEGVAYTQGHDVGGNITWFESPLFRTEVARNAIANVESLSTPDDDVAFSYTHRGVALIDNGVVPLVLEHDAIGRIVKEKQGSNSVELAWIGGSLAAITSTVGLPIQYDRLPSGRPARIQVGNTDVWPSMPHNDCFLDTWGNDLIVRREYSAAGALTFLGVARSSGIGRDRAATGQDAKTVFWAVYRYDQRKNLIGEEWHDGRRVAYELDANDQVVKVLRYDSAGQLVEQEDYGYTRSGNVRVKGATYDAAGRVIQFRGETFEYDAAGRLIRRISDAGTREYEWNGLDHLIAVRGKRDTVEMDYDARGRRMRRRLIRNGELVSDTSYVWSNETLLHERDEISGECRTYVKCNEDWEVLGHTSGSGDAVAYLLHPNRGVFGAVDMQGKLVWLGSPRLFGEFDPEISQAFISSRMLNQQFDEDVGLTYNRHRWYHAPTGQFVTTDPLFLNGSTNPREYALNPLTQADPSGLSSYAPTSNPLPPDSPQAAPAQITNTQASAAYLAGPGAWATAGAPGGPPGYADCPINGADGRAALDRRSFGSAQGVVDAAGTAYGCHSCGAKKSGYPDNADGTQHWTCDHQPAVCTYSDTGTKGRRPGGTVATATSNTPGAVRLYPHCKKCSNSQRNALSQQTRMPGGQAAISAVALAQMQHNLTNPSPAPPMI; from the coding sequence ATGGCGCGAACAGCTCCCGTTCCCAACATCCCAGCTCCTCCCGGAATGAATCCTGGCGCCTTCGTCGCCGGCGGTGGTGGTGACGGGGGTGGAGCGGGAGGCAAGGGCGGCAAGAACGGGAACGGCAAGGAAGGCGCTGGAACCGGTGACGGCGACGATGACGCGAGTGGAGATGGCAATGACGGAGGGTGTGCCGAAGGCGACCCCGTTTGCCCAATCACAGGGCGCATGTTCGTCGACGTCTTCGACTTCGGCTTCGGGGCACCGGATGTGTTGCGCTGGCTACGCAACTACAGCTCGCGCACATCAAATTGCTGCACGGATATTGGTCATGGTTGGTCACATCCATACACCTGGCGAGTAGTCGAACGCCGCCGCGCGTATCATGTCTTCGACGACCGCGGCCGCGAGCAGATCTTTCGCAAGCGCAATGGGTCGAGTGCACCTCTGATGAACGGACTGGGGTGGGTCTTGACGCCCGGCCAAGGGGTCAGACTGCGCAAAGACGGCACCGAGTACGTGTTCAGCGAGCCCCGTGAGGGCGTGAGTTGGCTCATCAGGGTGATCGACCGCAACGGCAACCAAACCGTCTTGCATCGCAACCCGAAGGGACACCTCACCGGCTTGACCGACAGCGCTGGACGCAACTACCGAGCGACCACCCTCGCCTCAGGCCTGGTGACAAAGATCGAGGTAGAGACGGCTCCTGGGGGCACTCAGTGGATGCGCGTGGTCGACTACACGTATGACCAAAACGACGACCTGGTGTGCGTGACAGATGCCGAGGGCTATCAAGACCGATACGTCTATTCAAACCACTTGATGGTTCAGCACATCACCCCCACGGGCTTGACCTACTTCTATCGCTACGACGGCAAGGATCACGAGGCCTTCGTGCTCGAGTCCTGGGGCGAATATCCCGGCCGCCGAGATCCCGCACTAGCAGACAACTTCCCGCTGCCGGGGTGCAAGGGGATCCACTATCGAAAGTTCACTTACTCCAAAGAGGAGCGCTACTCCGAGGTCGAAAACTCACTAGGCGGGCTGACCCGGTACTTTGGAGACGCCGCTGGGCGAGTGATCCGCATCGTTTCTCCGAGCGGCGCCGTGGAGGATCGTGAATTCCACCCAGAAACTGGGGAGATGATCCGGCATTCGGACCCTAGCGGGCTGGTGAGGACGGCCGAGGTCGACGGCACACGCAAGCCAACGTACCAGCAGGTTGAAGGCGTGCCCGGCGTGGCGCGCTTCTACGAACCTGATGGCACCGAGGTGACCTACAACGAACTCTCTCAACAGGTCGTTAGGCGACGCTACGACTCGAGGGGCAACCTCACATTCGTCAAGAACCCTGACGGAACCTGGGAAGAATGGGGATACGACCAGCGCGGCTTGCCAAGCTATCAGGTCAAGCCGAACGGCGCTCGTACGTCTTTCGAGCACGATGCGATGGGAAGGCTGGTACTCACCACACACCCGAACGGAGACACCGAGCGCCGGGAGTATGACTACCTGAGCCGGCCTACCGCCCACGTCGGCGCTAGCGGCGAACGCACGGAATGGCGCTACGACCGCCGCAGCGAGATCATCCACAAGAAGCATCCAGACGGCAGCGAAATCCACGTGGAATATGACGCCATCCGTCGACCCACGATGCTGAACGAGGCTGGACGCGTTACGCGCTACGAGTACGGTGGAATGGCGTGGCTGACGCGCGTCGTTCGACCGAGCGGCGCCGCCTTCGTGATGAAGTACGACACCGAAGGTCTCCAACGAGAGGTACACAACCCCGACGGCCAGACGTTCAGCATGACCTATGACGCTGCGGGATTCCTGGTGGGCTGGAAGACATTCGAAGGTGTCGCATACACCCAGGGGCACGATGTCGGAGGAAACATAACCTGGTTCGAATCTCCACTATTCCGCACGGAAGTTGCCCGTAACGCGATCGCCAACGTCGAGTCGCTCAGCACTCCCGACGACGACGTGGCCTTCAGTTACACTCACCGCGGGGTCGCGCTGATCGACAACGGCGTGGTTCCGCTGGTACTCGAACACGACGCGATTGGCCGCATCGTGAAGGAAAAGCAGGGCTCCAACTCCGTCGAGCTAGCCTGGATCGGCGGCAGCCTGGCCGCGATCACGTCAACGGTTGGGCTACCCATCCAATACGACCGGCTGCCTTCGGGGCGGCCCGCGCGCATCCAAGTTGGCAACACTGACGTGTGGCCCTCCATGCCTCACAACGATTGCTTCTTGGACACCTGGGGCAACGACTTGATCGTGCGGCGCGAGTACTCAGCCGCAGGTGCGCTGACGTTTCTGGGTGTCGCGCGATCGAGCGGCATCGGACGCGACCGCGCCGCTACTGGGCAGGACGCGAAGACGGTGTTCTGGGCCGTGTATCGCTATGACCAACGCAAGAACCTTATCGGCGAGGAGTGGCACGACGGGCGGCGAGTTGCCTATGAACTCGATGCCAACGACCAAGTGGTCAAGGTCCTTCGCTACGACAGCGCCGGGCAACTCGTAGAACAGGAAGACTACGGGTACACCCGGAGCGGAAACGTCCGCGTAAAGGGCGCCACCTACGATGCGGCCGGGCGCGTCATTCAGTTCCGCGGAGAAACATTCGAGTATGACGCCGCGGGTCGGCTGATACGCAGGATCTCCGACGCAGGGACGCGGGAATACGAGTGGAACGGCCTCGATCACCTGATCGCCGTGCGGGGTAAGCGCGACACCGTTGAGATGGACTACGACGCCCGGGGGCGCCGCATGCGGCGTCGCTTGATTCGAAACGGCGAGTTGGTCTCCGACACGTCCTACGTATGGAGCAACGAGACGCTGCTCCATGAAAGGGACGAAATCAGCGGTGAGTGCCGGACGTACGTCAAGTGCAACGAAGACTGGGAGGTGCTCGGTCACACTTCAGGCTCTGGAGACGCCGTCGCCTACCTGCTCCACCCGAACCGAGGCGTGTTCGGTGCGGTCGACATGCAGGGGAAGCTGGTGTGGCTCGGCTCGCCCCGCTTGTTCGGAGAGTTCGACCCGGAGATCTCTCAGGCATTTATTTCCTCGCGGATGTTGAATCAACAGTTCGACGAGGACGTGGGGCTCACCTACAACCGCCACCGTTGGTATCACGCTCCAACCGGACAGTTCGTAACGACGGACCCCCTGTTCCTCAACGGCTCAACGAACCCAAGAGAGTACGCGCTGAATCCGTTGACTCAGGCGGACCCCAGCGGGCTCAGCTCATATGCCCCGACCAGCAACCCGTTGCCGCCAGACTCGCCCCAAGCAGCGCCCGCTCAGATCACGAACACCCAGGCCAGCGCTGCGTACCTCGCGGGACCCGGAGCGTGGGCGACCGCAGGTGCGCCGGGTGGCCCCCCTGGATACGCCGACTGCCCAATCAATGGTGCGGACGGTCGCGCCGCCTTGGACCGCCGAAGCTTCGGCTCCGCACAAGGTGTCGTCGACGCCGCGGGCACGGCGTATGGTTGTCACTCCTGCGGCGCCAAGAAGTCTGGCTATCCTGACAACGCGGACGGCACTCAGCACTGGACCTGCGACCACCAGCCGGCGGTGTGTACCTACTCCGACACGGGCACCAAGGGGCGGCGACCGGGTGGTACGGTGGCGACCGCAACCTCCAACACGCCAGGAGCGGTCCGCCTGTACCCTCACTGCAAGAAATGCAGCAACTCCCAGCGCAACGCGCTGAGCCAACAAACCAGAATGCCCGGTGGGCAAGCCGCCATCTCAGCAGTCGCGCTTGCACAGATGCAGCACAACTTGACCAACCCATCACCTGCACCGCCCATGATCTAA
- a CDS encoding class I SAM-dependent methyltransferase — protein sequence MNAVHPWALAELTAAARDAESLRPDAAFRDEFASLFVTAESKVRLARLGGDALVKTLGARTRWFDACLEPWLGAGSAVVSLGAGFDTRWARHEACALWVEVDLPEVLARKQAILGRRLPPDLKLCPGLATPETVTRLSTLSSAHPTCWLLEGVITHLPPCHARRLLRCLGSKLRPDDLLLFDIPSAGTVRDVSRNPLSSEAARLGWVLQTGTDHPRCLAGQMARSEPRAISEFLGEPWGSPAEVPVPGWLVSARQREFV from the coding sequence GTGAATGCGGTCCACCCGTGGGCCTTGGCCGAGCTCACCGCAGCCGCGAGAGACGCGGAGTCTCTCCGCCCCGACGCTGCGTTCAGGGATGAGTTCGCCTCGCTCTTCGTCACCGCAGAGAGCAAGGTGCGCCTGGCCCGGCTCGGGGGAGACGCGCTGGTGAAAACGCTGGGTGCGCGGACGCGATGGTTCGACGCCTGCCTGGAGCCTTGGCTTGGCGCGGGTTCCGCTGTGGTCAGCTTGGGTGCAGGGTTCGATACGCGCTGGGCTCGGCACGAGGCATGCGCTTTGTGGGTGGAGGTTGATCTCCCCGAAGTACTCGCACGAAAGCAGGCGATCCTGGGGCGGCGACTTCCTCCCGACCTCAAACTCTGCCCCGGGCTCGCGACGCCGGAAACGGTGACGCGGCTATCGACCTTGAGCAGCGCCCATCCCACGTGCTGGTTGCTGGAAGGCGTCATCACCCATTTGCCTCCCTGTCACGCTCGCCGCTTGTTGCGCTGCCTCGGCTCCAAGCTGCGACCCGATGACTTACTGCTCTTTGACATACCGAGCGCGGGGACAGTGCGGGACGTTTCCCGCAATCCCCTGAGCTCGGAGGCGGCGCGACTCGGCTGGGTGCTGCAGACCGGAACGGACCACCCGCGGTGCCTGGCGGGGCAAATGGCGAGGAGCGAGCCCCGCGCGATCAGCGAATTTCTCGGCGAGCCCTGGGGATCACCAGCTGAGGTGCCAGTCCCGGGATGGCTAGTGAGTGCTCGGCAGCGGGAGTTCGTTTAG